The Desulfonatronovibrio magnus genome has a window encoding:
- the bamD gene encoding outer membrane protein assembly factor BamD, producing the protein MQVYTKNLLKGLIITILILSLTGCTLFQRGPRPLEDTPWELAQAGTSAMEEERYRQAIRYFSELKDRYPFSPHTPVAEVALGDAYFKAGNYTAAVNAYREFIEMNPRHELTPYALFRTGLANYSKFRTVDRPQGHMVEALEYFHRVKETFPDTPYAEYSSYYIVQSRLRMAEHELFVADFYWRSKKYGAAWQRYEYVLENFEDLPEIIDYARQRSQISYYKFQKEESRNKKHEDQGSWRDWFRWL; encoded by the coding sequence TTGCAAGTTTATACAAAAAACCTGCTTAAAGGTTTAATAATAACAATACTCATCCTTTCGCTTACAGGATGTACATTATTCCAGAGAGGTCCGCGTCCTTTAGAGGATACCCCGTGGGAACTTGCTCAAGCTGGCACCTCAGCCATGGAAGAAGAACGTTATCGACAGGCTATCAGATACTTTTCCGAGCTTAAAGACAGGTATCCTTTCAGTCCGCATACTCCTGTAGCAGAGGTAGCCCTTGGGGATGCGTATTTTAAGGCTGGTAATTACACTGCAGCAGTGAATGCCTATCGTGAGTTCATTGAGATGAATCCCAGGCACGAGCTTACTCCTTACGCCCTATTCCGCACCGGCCTTGCCAACTACAGCAAATTCCGAACTGTAGACCGTCCCCAGGGTCACATGGTAGAGGCCTTAGAATACTTTCACCGCGTTAAAGAAACATTTCCAGATACGCCTTACGCAGAATATTCATCATATTATATTGTTCAATCTCGTTTGCGCATGGCCGAACATGAACTTTTTGTGGCTGACTTTTACTGGAGATCCAAAAAGTATGGTGCAGCTTGGCAAAGATATGAATATGTTCTGGAGAACTTTGAAGACCTTCCTGAAATTATTGATTATGCAAGGCAAAGATCCCAAATCAGCTATTATAAATTTCAAAAAGAAG